A stretch of the Mycobacterium shigaense genome encodes the following:
- a CDS encoding VOC family protein, whose translation MAINIEPAVSPHLVVDDAAAAIDFYVKAFGAEEIGRVPRPDGKLVHAAVRINGATVMLNDDFPEVCGGKSMTPTSLGGTPVTIHLTVADVDAKFQQALDAGATVVVPLEDQFWGDRYGVVEDPFGHRWSLGEPVREVSPQEIQAAMSGG comes from the coding sequence ATGGCCATCAACATCGAACCTGCCGTTTCTCCCCACCTCGTGGTTGACGACGCCGCCGCGGCGATCGACTTCTACGTCAAGGCTTTTGGAGCCGAGGAGATCGGCCGGGTGCCGCGCCCGGACGGCAAACTGGTGCACGCCGCGGTGCGCATCAACGGCGCCACGGTGATGCTCAACGATGACTTTCCGGAGGTCTGCGGCGGCAAGTCCATGACACCCACCTCGCTGGGCGGCACACCGGTGACGATCCACCTGACCGTCGCCGACGTCGACGCCAAGTTCCAGCAGGCGTTGGACGCGGGCGCGACCGTGGTCGTTCCACTGGAAGATCAGTTCTGGGGCGACCGCTACGGCGTGGTCGAGGACCCGTTCGGCCACCGCTGGTCGCTGGGCGAGCCCGTGCGCGAGGTCAGCCCGCAGGAGATCCAGGCGGCAATGTCGGGCGGCTAG
- a CDS encoding FAD-dependent oxidoreductase, whose amino-acid sequence MPHVITQSCCNDGSCVFACPVNCIHPSPDEPGFATTEMLYIDPVACVDCGACVSACPVGAIAPDSRLDPKQLPFVEINASFYPERPAHEKLPPTSKLAPVLPAAEVHVRRRPLTVAIVGSGPAAMYAADELLTQHGVRVNVFEKLPTPYGLVRAGVAPDHQKTKRVTRFFDRVIRHRHFRFYLNVEVGKDVSHADLLAHHHAVLYAVGAHDDRRLDIDGMGLPGTGTATELVAWINGHPDFSDLPVDLGHERAVIIGNGNVALDVARVLTADPDALARTDIADHALAVLRRSAIREVVIAARRGPAHSAFTLPELIGLTETSAVVLDPGDFKLVEADLSAELDPSTRTKLQILRELGDSSGPGIDRPRIRLAYQRTPRRVLGEQRVTGVEFQLTGTEDMCRIDAGLVLTSIGYRGKQIRDLPFDESAALVPNENGRVIDPASGRPVPGAYVAGWIKRGPTGFIGTNKSCSLQTVHALVADFNAGKLTDPIGQREALDELVHARQPDVVDSAGWAAIDAAEIARGSNDGRPRNKFTDVADMLAAAATAQPAPRRRLLARLLG is encoded by the coding sequence ATGCCGCACGTTATTACCCAGTCGTGCTGTAACGACGGGTCCTGCGTTTTCGCCTGCCCGGTGAACTGCATCCACCCCTCGCCGGACGAGCCGGGCTTCGCGACGACGGAAATGCTCTACATCGATCCGGTCGCCTGCGTGGACTGCGGCGCATGCGTCAGCGCCTGCCCCGTCGGCGCGATCGCGCCAGATAGCCGCCTGGACCCCAAGCAGCTGCCGTTCGTCGAAATCAACGCCTCGTTCTATCCCGAGCGACCGGCGCACGAGAAGCTTCCGCCGACGTCGAAACTGGCGCCCGTGCTCCCGGCCGCCGAGGTGCATGTCCGCCGCCGGCCGCTGACCGTAGCCATCGTTGGGTCGGGTCCGGCGGCGATGTATGCCGCCGACGAACTACTCACCCAGCATGGAGTACGGGTTAACGTTTTCGAAAAGCTGCCCACACCTTATGGATTGGTGCGCGCGGGCGTGGCACCCGACCACCAGAAAACCAAGAGGGTGACCCGGTTCTTCGACCGGGTCATTCGCCATCGTCACTTTCGCTTCTATCTCAACGTCGAGGTCGGCAAGGATGTCAGCCACGCCGATCTGTTGGCTCACCATCACGCGGTGCTCTACGCGGTCGGTGCCCACGACGACCGCAGGCTGGACATCGACGGCATGGGTCTGCCCGGCACCGGAACCGCCACCGAGTTGGTCGCGTGGATCAACGGCCACCCCGACTTCAGCGATCTCCCAGTCGATCTCGGCCACGAGCGCGCGGTGATCATCGGCAACGGCAACGTCGCCCTGGATGTCGCGCGGGTGCTCACCGCCGATCCCGACGCACTGGCTCGCACCGACATCGCGGACCACGCACTCGCAGTGTTGCGCCGTTCGGCGATCCGCGAAGTGGTGATCGCCGCGCGGCGCGGGCCCGCCCACTCCGCGTTCACCCTGCCCGAATTGATCGGGCTCACCGAGACATCCGCGGTGGTGCTCGATCCCGGGGATTTCAAGCTCGTCGAAGCCGACCTCTCGGCCGAGCTCGACCCGTCGACCAGAACCAAACTGCAGATTCTGCGCGAACTCGGCGACAGTTCCGGGCCGGGTATCGACCGCCCACGCATCCGGCTGGCCTATCAACGCACTCCGCGACGAGTGCTCGGTGAGCAGCGCGTCACCGGAGTGGAATTCCAACTCACCGGCACCGAGGACATGTGCCGGATCGACGCTGGTTTGGTGTTGACGTCGATCGGCTACCGCGGCAAGCAGATCCGCGACCTTCCGTTCGACGAGTCGGCCGCCCTGGTGCCGAACGAAAACGGCCGCGTCATCGATCCCGCCTCGGGCCGGCCGGTTCCCGGCGCCTACGTCGCCGGGTGGATCAAGCGCGGTCCCACCGGGTTCATCGGCACCAACAAGTCCTGCTCGTTGCAGACGGTGCACGCCCTGGTGGCCGATTTCAATGCCGGCAAGCTGACCGACCCGATTGGCCAGCGCGAGGCGCTGGACGAATTGGTGCACGCCCGCCAGCCCGACGTCGTGGATTCGGCGGGCTGGGCGGCCATCGACGCCGCGGAGATCGCGCGCGGCAGCAACGACGGACGCCCGCGCAACAAGTTCACCGACGTCGCCGACATGCTCGCGGCCGCCGCGACCGCGCAGCCGGCGCCGCGACGCCGGCTGCTGGCGCGCCTGCTCGGCTAG
- a CDS encoding AurF N-oxygenase family protein, producing the protein MARTRLVRRWRRNMEVRDDAEYVNMLATLSEGSVRRNFNPYTDIDWESPEFAVTDNDPRWILPQTDPLGRHPWYQAQSDERKINIGMWRQANVAKVGLHFESILIRGLMNYTFWVPNGSPEYRYCLHESVEECNHTMMFQEMVNRIGADVPGMPRRLKWLSPLVPLVAGPLPVAFFIGVLAGEEPIDHTQKNVLREGKSLHPIMERVMAIHVAEEARHISFAHEFLRRRLPELTRRQRFWTALYLPLTMKMLCRAIVVPPKQFWQEFDIPRSVKKELFFRSPESRKWLSDMFGDVRMLAYDTGLMDNRSARLMWRICKINGKPSRYRSEPQRQHLAAVPAA; encoded by the coding sequence ATGGCCAGGACGCGATTGGTACGCCGGTGGCGGCGCAATATGGAGGTGCGCGACGACGCCGAGTACGTGAACATGCTCGCCACACTGTCCGAGGGGTCGGTGCGGCGAAACTTCAACCCCTACACCGACATCGACTGGGAGTCACCGGAGTTCGCCGTCACCGACAACGATCCCCGGTGGATCCTGCCGCAGACCGACCCGCTGGGCCGTCATCCCTGGTATCAGGCCCAGTCCGACGAACGCAAGATCAACATCGGCATGTGGCGGCAGGCGAATGTGGCCAAGGTCGGTCTGCATTTCGAGTCGATCCTGATCCGCGGCCTGATGAACTACACGTTCTGGGTGCCGAACGGATCCCCGGAATACCGGTATTGCCTGCACGAATCGGTCGAAGAGTGCAACCACACCATGATGTTCCAGGAAATGGTCAACCGCATCGGCGCGGACGTCCCGGGCATGCCGCGGCGGCTCAAGTGGCTCTCGCCGCTGGTTCCCCTGGTGGCCGGGCCACTCCCGGTGGCGTTCTTCATCGGAGTGCTCGCCGGCGAGGAGCCGATCGACCACACGCAGAAAAACGTTCTGCGCGAAGGCAAGTCGTTGCACCCCATCATGGAGCGAGTGATGGCGATTCACGTCGCCGAGGAAGCGCGGCACATCTCGTTCGCCCATGAGTTCCTGCGCCGTCGGTTGCCGGAGCTGACCAGGAGGCAACGGTTCTGGACCGCCCTGTACCTGCCGCTCACCATGAAGATGCTGTGTCGGGCAATTGTGGTGCCGCCCAAGCAGTTCTGGCAGGAGTTCGACATCCCGCGCTCGGTCAAGAAAGAGCTATTCTTCCGCTCTCCGGAGTCGCGCAAGTGGCTCAGCGACATGTTCGGTGATGTGCGGATGCTGGCCTACGACACCGGGCTGATGGACAACCGGTCGGCTCGGCTGATGTGGCGGATCTGCAAGATCAACGGCAAGCCGTCGCGCTACCGCAGCGAGCCGCAGCGCCAGCACCTGGCCGCCGTGCCGGCCGCCTAG
- the serC gene encoding phosphoserine transaminase, translated as MGMADQLQIPADLKPRDGRFGCGPSKVRPEQLQALTTTAAALFGTSHRQAPVKNLVGRVRKGVAELFSVPDGYEVILGNGGATAFWDAAAFGLIDRRSLHLSFGEFSSKFASCVAKNPFVGDPIIIKADAGTAPEPQSDPSVDAVGWAHNETSTGVAVPVSRPAGDALVLIDATSGAGGLPVDIRDTDAYYFSPQKNFASDGGLWLAILSPAALARVEAIAASGRWVPDFLSLPIAVENSLKDQTYNTPAIGTLALMAEQIDWLLSNGGLDWAVKRTADSSQRLYSWAEERAYTTPFVTDPALRSQVVGTIDFVDDVDAAAVAKVLRANGIVDTEPYRKLGRNQLRIAMFPAVEPDDVSALTQCVDWVVERL; from the coding sequence ATGGGCATGGCTGACCAGCTCCAGATTCCCGCTGACCTCAAACCCCGCGACGGCCGCTTCGGGTGCGGTCCGTCCAAGGTTCGACCCGAGCAATTGCAGGCGCTGACCACCACGGCCGCCGCTCTGTTCGGCACCTCGCACCGCCAGGCGCCGGTCAAGAACTTGGTGGGCCGAGTGCGCAAGGGCGTCGCGGAGCTTTTCTCCGTGCCGGACGGCTACGAGGTCATCCTCGGCAACGGCGGCGCGACGGCATTCTGGGATGCGGCCGCGTTCGGCCTGATCGACAGGCGTTCGCTACACCTGTCGTTCGGCGAGTTCAGCTCGAAGTTCGCGTCCTGCGTCGCCAAGAACCCCTTCGTCGGGGATCCGATCATCATCAAGGCCGACGCCGGGACGGCCCCCGAACCCCAGTCCGACCCGTCGGTCGACGCGGTCGGCTGGGCGCACAACGAGACGTCGACCGGGGTCGCGGTGCCGGTGTCCCGCCCGGCCGGCGACGCGCTCGTTCTCATCGACGCGACCTCCGGCGCCGGTGGCCTGCCCGTCGACATCCGCGACACCGATGCCTACTACTTCTCGCCCCAGAAGAACTTCGCCAGCGACGGCGGCCTTTGGCTGGCCATTCTGAGCCCCGCGGCGCTGGCCCGGGTCGAGGCCATAGCCGCCTCCGGGCGCTGGGTCCCCGACTTCCTGTCGCTGCCGATCGCGGTCGAGAACAGCCTGAAGGACCAGACGTACAACACGCCCGCGATCGGCACACTGGCGCTGATGGCCGAGCAGATCGACTGGTTGTTGAGCAACGGCGGCCTGGACTGGGCGGTCAAGCGCACGGCCGATTCTTCGCAGCGGCTGTACTCCTGGGCCGAAGAGCGGGCCTACACGACGCCGTTTGTCACCGACCCCGCGCTGCGCTCGCAGGTGGTGGGCACGATCGACTTCGTCGACGACGTCGACGCCGCGGCGGTCGCCAAGGTGCTGCGGGCCAACGGCATCGTCGACACCGAGCCGTACCGCAAACTCGGCCGCAACCAGTTGCGCATCGCGATGTTCCCGGCGGTCGAACCCGACGACGTCAGCGCGTTGACGCAGTGCGTCGACTGGGTCGTCGAACGGCTGTAG
- the sepH gene encoding septation protein SepH: MRELKIVGLDADSKYVICEGDEPAEQFKLAADDRLRGLLRGEPAPPEQPHLDIEVTNMLSPKEIQAKIRAGASVEQVATSSGSDIARVRRFAHPVLLERFRAAELATAAHPQLADGPAVMTLLETVSAAMVARGLRTDGLSWDAWRTEDGRWTVQLAWKVGRSDNLAHFCFTPGAHGGIVTAIDDGASELIDPSFERPLRPVARVAHVDFDEAPKPASPVVPSSAAAKPEDPEPREQPVHSRRGKPVIPAWEDVLLGVRSGGQR; the protein is encoded by the coding sequence ATGCGGGAACTCAAAATTGTTGGGCTCGACGCTGACAGCAAATACGTCATCTGCGAGGGTGATGAACCCGCGGAACAGTTCAAGCTGGCGGCCGACGACCGACTGCGCGGCCTGCTGCGGGGCGAGCCCGCCCCGCCCGAGCAGCCGCATCTCGACATCGAAGTCACCAACATGCTGAGCCCCAAAGAGATTCAGGCAAAGATCCGCGCCGGCGCGTCGGTCGAGCAGGTCGCCACCTCGTCGGGCTCCGACATCGCGCGGGTCCGCCGGTTCGCCCACCCGGTGTTGCTGGAGCGCTTCCGCGCCGCCGAGCTGGCAACCGCCGCGCACCCCCAGCTGGCCGACGGCCCCGCGGTGATGACGCTGCTGGAAACGGTAAGTGCGGCCATGGTAGCCCGCGGTCTGCGCACCGACGGCCTGAGCTGGGACGCCTGGCGCACCGAGGACGGCCGCTGGACCGTCCAGCTGGCCTGGAAGGTCGGCCGGTCCGACAACCTGGCACACTTCTGCTTCACTCCCGGCGCCCACGGCGGCATCGTCACCGCGATCGACGACGGTGCCAGCGAGCTCATCGACCCGAGCTTCGAACGACCGCTGCGGCCGGTCGCGCGGGTGGCCCACGTCGACTTCGACGAAGCCCCCAAGCCGGCGTCGCCGGTCGTTCCCTCGTCGGCCGCTGCCAAACCGGAGGATCCGGAGCCCCGCGAGCAGCCCGTGCACAGCCGGCGCGGCAAGCCGGTCATCCCCGCCTGGGAGGATGTGCTGCTGGGAGTCCGCTCGGGCGGGCAGCGCTGA
- a CDS encoding DUF2537 domain-containing protein, producing the protein MSGRLGPSRPAAPWATGLTVAGFVAAVVGAAIVVLSLGLIQVHPLLAVGLNAVAAGGLAPTLWGWRRTPVLRWFVLGAGVGVAGAWLALLALAL; encoded by the coding sequence ATGAGCGGCAGACTCGGCCCGAGCCGCCCGGCCGCGCCGTGGGCGACGGGCCTGACCGTCGCCGGATTCGTGGCCGCCGTCGTTGGGGCGGCGATCGTCGTGCTCAGCCTGGGACTGATCCAGGTGCATCCGCTGCTGGCCGTCGGGCTCAACGCCGTCGCCGCCGGGGGACTGGCGCCGACGCTGTGGGGATGGCGGCGCACGCCGGTGCTGCGCTGGTTCGTGCTCGGTGCCGGAGTCGGTGTGGCGGGCGCGTGGCTGGCGTTGCTGGCCCTGGCGCTGTAG
- a CDS encoding TrmH family RNA methyltransferase, with the protein MSDALDIQDVTDPDDPRLDDFRDLNSIDRRPDLPTGKGLVIAEGVLVVQRMLASRFSPHALLGTERRLDELRNDLAGHQAPFYRTSADVMARVVGFHLNRGVLAAARRVPDTGVAALLDGARTLAVLEGVNDHENLGSIFRNAAGLGVDGVVFGSGCADPLYRRAVRVSMGHALLVPFARARDWPGDLEMLREHGFRLLAMTPRGDAHALPEAMAAVGDHRIAVLVGAEGPGLTAATLRLSDLRVRIPMSRGTDSLNVATAAALAFYERARLGS; encoded by the coding sequence GTGAGCGACGCCCTCGACATTCAGGACGTCACCGATCCCGACGATCCGCGGCTCGACGATTTCCGCGACCTCAACAGCATCGACCGTCGCCCCGACCTGCCGACCGGCAAGGGGTTGGTGATCGCCGAAGGCGTGCTGGTCGTGCAGCGCATGCTGGCGTCCCGGTTCAGCCCGCACGCCCTGCTCGGTACCGAGCGTCGGCTCGACGAGCTCAGGAACGACCTGGCCGGCCACCAGGCGCCGTTCTATCGAACCTCCGCCGATGTGATGGCTCGAGTCGTCGGCTTCCACCTCAACCGCGGCGTGCTGGCCGCGGCGCGGCGGGTGCCCGACACCGGCGTCGCGGCGCTCCTCGATGGTGCCCGGACGCTGGCCGTGCTCGAGGGCGTCAACGACCACGAGAATCTGGGATCGATCTTTCGCAATGCGGCGGGGCTCGGCGTCGACGGAGTGGTGTTCGGCAGCGGATGCGCCGATCCGCTCTACCGCCGCGCCGTCCGAGTGTCGATGGGCCACGCGCTGTTGGTGCCGTTCGCGCGGGCCCGCGATTGGCCCGGTGATCTGGAGATGTTGAGGGAGCACGGATTTCGATTGTTGGCGATGACCCCGCGGGGCGACGCGCACGCGTTGCCGGAGGCGATGGCGGCCGTCGGTGACCACCGCATCGCCGTGTTGGTCGGCGCCGAGGGACCCGGCCTGACAGCGGCCACCCTGCGGCTGAGCGACCTGCGGGTACGCATCCCGATGTCGCGCGGGACCGACTCGTTGAACGTCGCGACAGCGGCCGCTCTGGCGTTCTACGAGCGGGCTAGGCTCGGCTCATGA
- a CDS encoding Rv0880 family HTH-type transcriptional regulator, producing the protein MPDSDARLASDLSLAVMRLSRQLRFRNPSSPVSLSQLSALATLSNEGPMTPGALAIRERVRPPSMTRVIASLADEGLVDRAPHPVDGRQVLVSVSESGAELVKAARRARQEWLAERLATLDADKRAVLREAADLMLALVDESP; encoded by the coding sequence ATGCCTGACAGCGATGCGCGGCTGGCGAGCGATTTGTCGTTGGCCGTCATGCGGCTGTCCCGCCAATTACGCTTCCGCAATCCTTCGTCGCCCGTGTCGCTTTCGCAGCTGTCGGCGTTGGCGACGCTGTCCAACGAGGGCCCGATGACGCCGGGTGCGCTGGCGATTCGCGAACGCGTGCGACCCCCGTCGATGACCCGGGTGATCGCGTCGCTGGCCGACGAGGGCCTGGTGGATCGCGCCCCGCATCCCGTGGACGGCCGCCAGGTGTTGGTGTCGGTGTCGGAGTCGGGCGCCGAATTGGTCAAAGCGGCCCGGCGCGCCCGCCAGGAGTGGTTGGCCGAACGGCTCGCGACGCTGGACGCCGACAAGCGTGCCGTCCTGCGCGAGGCCGCCGACTTGATGCTGGCCCTGGTCGACGAAAGCCCGTGA
- a CDS encoding DUF2530 domain-containing protein, with product MSAEPGHGPEPPPLPPALLRPWPFIVSGALGWLAVAVAAFLVPALESWRPVALAGLGTGVIGTGIFLLQLAQARRGVRGAQSGLETFINRE from the coding sequence ATGAGCGCCGAACCTGGCCACGGCCCCGAGCCGCCGCCCCTGCCGCCGGCGCTGCTACGCCCGTGGCCGTTCATCGTGAGCGGAGCGTTGGGCTGGTTGGCCGTCGCGGTCGCCGCCTTTCTCGTACCGGCGTTGGAGAGTTGGCGTCCCGTGGCCCTGGCCGGGCTGGGCACCGGAGTCATCGGCACCGGCATCTTCTTGTTGCAGCTCGCCCAGGCTCGCCGTGGTGTCCGCGGCGCTCAGTCCGGCCTCGAGACGTTCATCAACCGCGAATAG
- a CDS encoding SRPBCC family protein, whose amino-acid sequence MVAPLLQAQVDIDAPPAKVWALISDLRRMPQWSPQCRWMRSFGPLRPGTRTLNLNRRNRLFWTTTSTVVEVVPEQKLAFRVNTNNTIWSYELEPRSHGTRVIESRHAENGVSAVSSLSINALMGGTSKFERELVDGMTVSLANIKAAAEKS is encoded by the coding sequence ATGGTAGCGCCGCTACTACAAGCGCAGGTCGATATCGATGCGCCACCCGCGAAGGTCTGGGCGCTGATTTCGGATTTGCGGCGGATGCCGCAGTGGAGCCCGCAGTGTCGCTGGATGCGATCCTTCGGCCCGCTGCGCCCAGGCACCCGTACCCTGAACCTCAACCGCCGCAATCGACTTTTCTGGACCACCACGTCGACGGTCGTCGAAGTCGTCCCCGAGCAGAAACTGGCGTTCCGCGTCAACACCAACAACACGATCTGGAGCTATGAGCTGGAGCCCCGGAGCCACGGCACCCGGGTGATAGAGAGCCGGCACGCCGAGAACGGCGTCAGCGCCGTATCCAGCCTGTCCATCAACGCGCTGATGGGTGGCACCTCGAAATTCGAGCGCGAACTGGTCGACGGCATGACCGTATCGCTGGCGAACATCAAAGCCGCCGCCGAAAAGAGCTAG
- a CDS encoding MFS transporter, whose protein sequence is MARNPDRRTRGGSGNQHPGMANYPADGEDHRRSRRPPAPPSANRYLPPLGGRQKPPERDEPPPRRPPSGERITVTRAAALRSREMGSRMYWMVQRAATADGADKSGLTALTWPVVANSAVDSAMAVALANTLFFAAASGESKSKVALYLLITIAPFAVIAPLIGPALDRLQHGRRVALALSFGLRTALAVLLIMNYDGASGSFPSWVLYPCALAMMVFSKSFSVLRSAVTPRVMPPTIDLVRVNARLTMFGLLGGTIVGGAIAGGVEFAGTHLFKLPGALFVVVAATVAGALLSMRIPRWVEVTAGEVPATLSYRQDSEPLHRSWHSEVKRVGGTLRQPLGRNIITSLWGNCTIKVMVGFLFLYPAFVAKAHRADGWAQLAMLGIIGAAAGIGNFVGNFTSARLKLGRPSVLVVRCTVAVCAVALAASVAGTLAAAAIATLITSGASAIAKASLDASLQDDLPEESRASAFGRSESTLQLAWVLGGAVGVLVYTELWVGFTAITSVLILGLAQTIVSFRGNSLIPGLGGNRPVMVEQEGARRDAGRPTAVPK, encoded by the coding sequence GTGGCCCGCAACCCGGACCGCCGGACCCGTGGCGGGTCGGGCAACCAGCATCCCGGCATGGCCAATTACCCCGCCGACGGCGAGGACCATCGGCGCTCGCGCCGCCCGCCTGCGCCGCCCAGCGCCAACCGGTACCTCCCCCCGCTCGGGGGCCGGCAGAAACCGCCGGAACGCGACGAGCCGCCGCCGCGTCGCCCGCCGTCCGGCGAACGGATCACCGTCACCCGCGCCGCCGCGCTGCGCAGCCGCGAGATGGGCTCGCGGATGTACTGGATGGTCCAGCGGGCCGCGACCGCCGACGGCGCCGACAAGTCCGGCCTCACCGCGCTGACATGGCCCGTGGTCGCGAACTCCGCGGTCGACTCGGCGATGGCCGTCGCATTGGCGAACACGTTGTTCTTCGCTGCGGCCAGCGGCGAGAGCAAGTCCAAGGTTGCGCTGTACTTGCTGATCACCATCGCGCCGTTCGCGGTGATCGCGCCGCTCATCGGGCCCGCGCTGGATCGCCTGCAGCACGGCCGTCGAGTAGCGCTGGCCTTGTCGTTCGGGTTGCGCACCGCGCTGGCGGTGTTGCTGATCATGAACTACGACGGCGCCAGCGGCAGTTTCCCGTCGTGGGTGCTCTATCCGTGCGCGCTGGCGATGATGGTGTTCTCGAAGTCGTTCAGCGTGCTGCGCAGCGCGGTGACACCGCGCGTCATGCCGCCGACCATCGACCTGGTGCGAGTCAATGCCCGACTGACCATGTTCGGTCTGCTCGGCGGCACCATCGTCGGCGGTGCAATCGCGGGCGGTGTCGAGTTCGCCGGCACCCACCTGTTCAAGCTGCCCGGCGCGTTGTTCGTGGTCGTGGCGGCGACGGTGGCCGGCGCGCTGCTGTCGATGCGGATTCCGCGCTGGGTCGAGGTGACCGCCGGTGAAGTCCCGGCCACGCTGAGCTATCGCCAGGACAGCGAGCCGCTGCACCGAAGTTGGCACAGCGAAGTCAAGAGGGTCGGCGGGACATTGCGACAACCGTTGGGCCGCAACATCATCACCTCGCTGTGGGGAAACTGCACCATCAAGGTGATGGTCGGCTTCCTGTTCCTGTATCCGGCTTTCGTCGCCAAGGCGCATCGCGCCGACGGCTGGGCCCAGCTCGCGATGCTGGGCATCATCGGCGCCGCGGCCGGGATCGGGAACTTCGTCGGCAACTTCACCAGCGCGCGGCTCAAACTCGGCAGGCCCTCGGTCCTCGTGGTGCGCTGCACAGTGGCGGTGTGCGCGGTCGCGTTGGCGGCGTCGGTGGCGGGCACCCTGGCGGCGGCCGCGATCGCCACCCTGATCACGTCGGGGGCCAGCGCGATCGCGAAGGCCTCGCTGGACGCGTCGCTGCAGGACGACCTGCCCGAGGAATCGCGGGCGTCGGCGTTCGGGCGTTCGGAGTCGACGCTGCAGCTGGCCTGGGTACTGGGCGGTGCCGTGGGCGTGTTGGTGTACACCGAGCTGTGGGTCGGTTTCACCGCGATCACTTCCGTCCTGATTCTCGGGTTGGCGCAGACCATCGTGAGTTTCCGTGGTAACTCGCTGATTCCGGGCCTGGGCGGTAACCGGCCGGTGATGGTCGAACAGGAAGGGGCCCGCCGCGACGCCGGGCGGCCCACAGCGGTGCCGAAGTGA
- a CDS encoding DUF2771 domain-containing protein, which yields MRRSTAVLLAVVVAVLAAGVGVGTWLLVRPRAPQQVQISAYSHGHLTRVGPYLYCNVLNLDDCQQPQAQGELPVKEKYPVQLSVPEAISRAPWRLLQVYEDPANTATTMFRPGTRLAVTIPCVDPQRGRLTGIVVQLLTLVVDPSGELREAPHAEWSVRLTY from the coding sequence GTGAGGCGCAGCACCGCGGTACTGCTCGCCGTCGTCGTAGCGGTGCTCGCGGCCGGAGTCGGGGTCGGCACGTGGTTGCTGGTGCGCCCGCGCGCTCCGCAGCAGGTGCAGATCAGCGCCTATTCGCACGGCCACCTGACCCGGGTCGGGCCCTACCTCTACTGCAATGTGCTCAACCTCGACGATTGCCAGCAGCCACAGGCCCAGGGCGAGCTGCCGGTGAAGGAGAAATACCCGGTGCAACTCTCGGTGCCCGAAGCGATTTCGCGTGCGCCGTGGCGGCTCCTGCAGGTGTACGAGGACCCCGCCAATACCGCCACCACCATGTTCCGTCCCGGCACCCGGCTCGCGGTCACCATTCCGTGCGTCGATCCACAGCGTGGTCGGCTGACTGGAATCGTGGTGCAGCTGCTGACGCTGGTGGTCGACCCCTCGGGCGAACTCCGCGAGGCCCCACACGCGGAATGGTCTGTGCGCCTTACTTATTAG
- a CDS encoding glutathione S-transferase family protein, translating to MATYVASAGEFTRDANYISTRITADGRDGYPVEPGRYRLIVARACPWANRAIIVRRLLGLEDVLSIGFCGPTHDERSWTFDLDSGGVDPVLKIPRLQDAYFKRFADYPKGITVPAIVDVPTGAVVTNDFAQMTLDLSTEWTAYHREGAPLLYPEELRPEIDEVNKRVYTEINNGVYRCGFAGSQEAYEAAYDRLFTALDWVGDRLANQRYLLGDNITEADVRLFTTLARFDPVYHGHFKCNRTKLSELPVLWAYARDLFQTPGFGDTVDFVQIKQHYYIVHADINPTRIVPKGPELEGWLAPHGREALGGNPFGDGTPPGPPVDGEQVPPLV from the coding sequence ATGGCCACCTACGTTGCCTCGGCGGGCGAATTTACCCGCGACGCCAACTACATCAGCACCCGCATCACCGCAGACGGTCGCGACGGCTACCCGGTAGAGCCCGGCCGGTACCGGCTCATCGTCGCCAGGGCTTGCCCATGGGCCAACCGCGCGATCATCGTCCGGCGCTTGTTGGGCCTGGAAGACGTTCTCTCCATTGGGTTTTGCGGCCCGACGCATGACGAGCGCAGCTGGACGTTCGACCTCGATTCCGGCGGCGTCGATCCGGTTTTGAAGATTCCCCGGCTGCAGGACGCCTACTTCAAACGCTTCGCCGACTACCCCAAGGGCATCACCGTGCCCGCGATCGTCGACGTCCCGACCGGGGCGGTGGTCACCAACGACTTCGCGCAAATGACCCTCGACTTGTCGACGGAATGGACCGCCTACCACCGCGAGGGTGCGCCGCTGCTCTACCCTGAGGAGCTACGTCCCGAGATCGACGAGGTGAACAAGCGGGTCTACACCGAGATCAACAACGGCGTGTACCGGTGTGGCTTTGCCGGTTCCCAGGAGGCCTACGAGGCCGCCTACGACCGGCTGTTCACCGCGCTGGACTGGGTCGGCGATCGCCTAGCCAATCAGCGATACCTGTTGGGCGACAACATCACCGAGGCCGACGTTCGGCTGTTCACGACGCTGGCGCGCTTCGACCCCGTGTATCACGGCCATTTCAAATGCAATCGAACCAAGTTGAGCGAGCTGCCGGTGTTGTGGGCCTACGCCCGTGATCTGTTCCAGACGCCTGGTTTCGGCGACACCGTCGATTTCGTGCAGATCAAGCAGCACTACTACATCGTGCACGCCGACATCAACCCGACCCGCATCGTGCCCAAAGGCCCTGAGCTGGAGGGCTGGCTCGCTCCACATGGTCGGGAAGCATTGGGCGGCAATCCTTTCGGTGATGGCACGCCGCCGGGGCCGCCGGTGGACGGCGAGCAGGTGCCACCTCTTGTCTAA